The following coding sequences are from one Diabrotica virgifera virgifera chromosome 2, PGI_DIABVI_V3a window:
- the LOC114326198 gene encoding nicastrin, which yields MNNSKSFVLFLKLLVLVQFITKGYGIRTKDKMYESVGGTSACYRRLNATHQTGCTSKWGGSNGVIHFCETHKDLEDIIAHGTSPPYIPIVSPRLFNTESLQFMISSKKIDGLMIVRNNDTLEHFTHEYQCPNPSSSLDGTCNKESVWNPLGTGLMYADIPFPIFYIENQSDINTIRSCFNKFNNYSINEHIDRSLCSLELKSFMYAATNTPTCRRRSDLITTLNPVKFCDPLGDNNIWASLYPLAEGPRRNETKAIKHYSFIVVAARFDTTSLFEDTSGANNPVTSIVTLLSLAKFLNDTLTLDHVEAARKNVLFFLFNGETYDYIGSQRMLYDMEYGNFPIDNVEGSDILPPIIPQNIELFIEISQLGNANKTLYVHSKGEDQSVSNFTKILQQQSTVDISFEDVPDSLPPASLHTFKKAIPTFPGLIISDHKTSYANHFYNSIYDDAKNIGFRYYNVSKDEVDQIPKTSIQHYLANVTEVIGKSIYKEITGSDYTGTNSVDVVLVDELLHCYLEDQNCKVHQAVHKNLNLPKTRMNLYVGVERVENFATNLAALTLGWFTGQYAGPGNINCTNKPRNYAFKYYNMSTSIYDLNVVNCYKVTMNTTKAVSPAFNISDYNWSSGNYSSWTESTWADIKVRVFLKPAPSQERTTLAVGSITIIFSFILVYFIKSRSHIFFTPSVAPEAPTSC from the exons ATGAATAATAGcaaaagttttgttttatttcttaaattattagttttagttcAGTTTATTACTAAGG GTTATGGAATTAGAACTAAGGATAAAATGTATGAATCAGTTGGGGGCACAAGTGCATGTTATAGAAGACTCAATGCCACCCACCAAACAGGATGCACAT CTAAATGGGGTGGTTCAAATGGAGTGATCCATTTTTGTGAAACTCACAAAGATTTAGAAGATATTATAGCTCATGGTACTTCGCCTCCTTACATTCCAATAGTATCTCCTCGATTGTTTAATACTGAAAGTTTACAGTTTATGATTAGTAGTAAAAAAATTGATGGGCTCATGATTGTACGGAATAATGACACTTTAGAACATTTTACTCATGAGTACCAGTGTCCAAATCCTAGTTCAAGTTTAGATGGTACCTGTAACAAAGAGTCAGTTTGGAATCCACTTGGTACAGGTTTGATGTATGCTGATATACCATTTCCAATTTTTTATATAGAGAATCAATCTGACATAAACACTATAAGGAGCTGTTTTAACAAATTCAATAACTACTCAATTAATGAACATATTGACAGGTCTCTATGTTCGTTAGAACTAAAATCATTCATGTATGCAGCTACCAATACTCCTACATGCAGaag gCGTTCAGATTTAATCACAACTTTGAACCCTGTTAAATTTTGTGATCCATTAGGTGATAATAATATTTGGGCTAGTTTGTATCCTCTAGCAGAAGGTCCCAGAAGAAATGAAACCAAAGCCATAAAACACTATTCATTTATTGTTGTTGCAGCAAGATTCGATACCACTTCTTTGTTTGAAGATACTTCAGGAGCTAATAATCCTGTAACTAGTATTGTCACTCTACTTAGTTTAGCTAAGTTTTTAAATGATACCTTAACATTGGACCATGTTGAAGCAG cAAGAAAGAATGTTCTTTTTTTCCTATTTAATGGAGAAACCTATGACTATATAGGTTCCCAAAGAATGTTATATGATATGGAGTATGGAAATTTTCCGATAGACAATGTTGAGGGATCAGATATACTCCCTCCTATTATACCACAAAATATTGAGCTATTTATCGAAATTTCTCAATTGGGAAACGCAAACAAAACACTTTATGTTCACTCCAAAGGAGAGGATCAATCA gtcagcaattttactaaaattctTCAACAACAAAGCACAGTGGATATTTCCTTCGAAGATGTTCCTGACAGTTTACCTCCAGCATCTCTTCACACGTTTAAGAAAGCGATACCCACCTTTCCTGGGCTAATTATATCCGATCACAAAACATCCTACGCCAATCACTTCTACAATTCAATATACGATGATGCCAAAAACATAGGTTTTCGGTATTACAATGTATCTAAAGATGAAGTGGACCAAATACCTAAGACCAGTATCCAGCACTATCTTGCCAATGTTACGGAAGTAATTGGTAAGAGTATTTACAAGGAAATTACTGGCAGTGATTATACTGGAACTAATAGCGTTGATGTTGTTTTGGTTGATGAACTGTTGCATTGTTATTTGGAGGATCAGAATTGCAAGGTTCATCAAGCTGTTCACAAAAATTTG aatttgccaaaaactcgAATGAATTTATATGTAGGAGTAGAACGTGTTGAAAATTTTGCAACAAATTTGGCAGCTTTGACTTTAGGGTGGTTTACTGGCCAATATGCAGGACCAGGAAATATTAATTGTACAAATAAACCAAGGAactat gctTTCAAGTATTACAATATGTCAACAAGTATTTATGATCTAAATGTTGTTAATTGCTATAAAGTAACAATGAATACAACAAAGGCTGTTAGTCCAGCATTTAATATATCAG ATTACAACTGGTCGTCAGGAAATTACAGCTCATGGACTGAATCTACATGGGCCGACATTAAGGTTCGAGTTTTTCTGAAACCTGCACCCAGTCAAGAAAGGACCACATTAGCCGTAGGAAGTATAACCATAATATTTTCATTTATACTAGTTTATTTCATTAAGTCCAGGTCGCACATTTTTTTCACACCGTCCGTTGCACCTGAAGCGCCAACCAGTTGTTAA
- the LOC114326197 gene encoding protein suppressor of forked, giving the protein MMETDERLHIDWGNDKLHRTQKQVERNPYDLESWSILLRESQIKHISEVRALYEHLIGIFPSASRYWRIYIEHEMKARNFERVEKLFQRCLMKILNIELWKLYLNYVKETKASLPTYKEKMAQAYDFALDRIGMDIHSYSVWNDYVNFLKGVEAVGSYAENQKISAIRKVYQRGIITPMTGMETFWKDYIAFEQNINAIIAEKMSIERSRDYMNARRVVKELEVQIRGINRNAPSIPPSASPDERKQVELWQKYIAWEKSNPLRTEDTALLTKRVVFALEQCLLCLGHHPDIWYQAAQFLEFSCKILAEKGDVNASKLFSEEAANMFERATSTLLSKNMLLYFAYADYEEGRLKYEKVHQIYNKYLETSDIDPTLAYIQYMKFARRAEGIKSARAVFKKAREDNRSKYHLFVCAALMEYYCSKDKNIAFRIFELGLKKFGAIPEYITCYIDYLSHLNEDNNTRVLFERVLSSGSLEPEKSVDIWNRFLEFESNIGDLQSIVKVEKRRSEVLSKIKEFEGKETAQLVDRYRFLDLFPCTPQELKSIGYTEVINITGAAGKNHILQSIIEFEPDLPLPVPDYSQMIPYKPKAKALPGEHPVPGGTFPMPPTAAHLCTLLPPPNCFRGPFVHIDILMDVFNRIYLPDNFPTPAESNGDVRLFDLAKSVHWIVEEGGGIGLKRRKRTGIGMDGSDDEDTPLPPTNDIYRQRQQKRVK; this is encoded by the exons ATGATGGAAACAGATGAACGTTTACACATT GATTGGGGCAATGATAAATTACATAGGACGCAAAAGCAAGTCGAAAGGAACCCTTACGACTTAGAATCGTGGTCTATTCTTCTTAGAGAATCCCAAATTAAACATATTTCAGAAGTTCGTGCCCTCTATGAACATTTGATTGGTATTTTTCCAAGTGCTTCCAGATATTGGAGGATATACATTGAACATGAG atgaAGGCAAGAAATTTTGAAAGAGTTGAGAAG CTTTTTCAACGATGTTTGATGAAGATTTTAAATATCGAATTGTGGAAGTTATATCTCAACTATGTAAAAGAAACAAAGGCGTCTCTTCCTACCTACAA GGAAAAAATGGCCCAAGCATACGATTTTGCCCTCGATAGAATCGGCATGGATATTCATTCGTATTCAGTCTGGAACGATTATGTGAATTTTTTAAAAGGGGTGGAGGCCGTTGGTTCCTACGCAGAAAATCAGAAGATCTCAGCTATTAGAAAAGTGTACCAAAGAGGTATTATTACACCTATGACGGGAATGGAAACATTTTGGAAGGATTACATTGCATTTGAACAG AATATCAATGCTATAATTGCCGAAAAAATGAGCATCGAGCGAAGCAGAGACTATATGAACGCTAGACGAGTGGTAAAAGAACTAGAAGTTCAAATTCGAGGCATCAATAGAAATGCCCCGAGTATCCCTCCAAGTGCCAGTCCAGATGAAAGAAAACAA GTGGAACTGTGGCAAAAATATATTGCTTGGGAAAAAAGCAATCCTCTACGAACTGAAGATACCGCTCTCCTGACCAAACGAGTAGTTTTTGCCCTTGAACAATGTTTACTATGTCTTGGACATCATCCTGATATTTGGTACCAAGCCGCACAATTCTTAGAATTCAGTTGTAAGATTTTGGCAGAAAAAGGG GATGTAAACGCGTCCAAATTGTTTAGTGAGGAAGCTGCAAATATGTTTGAACGTGCCACGAGTACGTTGCTTAGTAAAAATATGCTTCTCTACTTTGCTTATGCAGATTATGAGGAGGGAAGACTGAAATATGAAAAAGTGCAccaaatttataataaatatttggaAACCAGCGATATTGATCCTACACTG GCATATATTCAATACATGAAATTCGCCAGAAGAGCAGAAGGTATTAAATCCGCGAGAGCCGTTTTCAAGAAAGCTAGAGAAGACAATCGCTCCAAATATCACTTATTCGTATGTGCGGCATTAATGGAATACTATTGCAGtaaagacaaaaatattgcttTCAGAATTTTCGAACTTGGTCTTAAAAAGTTTGGTGCTATTCCCGAATATATTACTTGTTATATAGATTATTTATCGCATTTGAATGAAGATAACAACACCAGAGTATTGTTCGAGAGAGTATTGTCGTCTGGAAGTTTAGAGCCTGAAAAATCCGT AGACATTTGGAATCgatttttggaatttgaaagTAACATTGGTGACTTACAATCCATTGTTAAAGTGGAAAAGAGGAGATCAGAGGTTTTGTCAAAAATTAAGGAATTTGAAGGCAAGGAAACCGCTCAATTAGTAGACAGATACAGATTTTTGGATCTCTTTCCGTGCACGCCTCAAGAACTGAAAAGTATTGG atATACCGAGGTAATCAATATCACGGGAGCTGCTGGAAAAAATCACATTTTACAGTCAATAATAGAATTTGAGCCAGATTTACCTCTACCTGTACCAGATTATTCGCAAATGATACCTTACAAACCAAAGGCTAAAGCCTTGCCAGGAGAACATCCTGTTCCAG GGGGTACCTTTCCAATGCCACCAACTGCAGCTCACTTATGTACTTTGTTGCCTCCTCCTAATTGCTTTAGAGGACCATTTGTTCATATAGATATACTTATGGATGTCTTCAACAGAATTTACCTACCAGACAACT TCCCAACACCGGCAGAAAGTAACGGTGATGTCCGTCTTTTCGATCTTGCGAAATCTGTTCATTGGATCGTAGAAGAAGGTGGTGGTATTGGCTTGAAGAGGAGGAAGAGGACAGGTATAGGGATGGATGGATCGGATGACGAAGACACACCATTACCACCAACTAATGACATATACAGACAGAGACAGCAGAAACGAGTTAAATAA